A DNA window from Chitinibacter fontanus contains the following coding sequences:
- a CDS encoding NADPH-dependent FMN reductase, with product MTQSIHLIAISGSLRAASCNTALLRAVKALAPHEIRVTLFEQLAQVPPFNPDLVIESVPLLADLRDQIIAADGVLIASPEYAHGVSGVMKNLLDWLVNTPALVNKPVATLNASPRAQHAFDALKETLTMMSAQWLESASITVPVIGATTTTEAILRDPQLCANLRAVLAVFTDIQCEVAI from the coding sequence ATGACGCAATCAATCCATCTCATCGCCATTTCCGGCAGCTTGCGTGCGGCGTCGTGTAATACGGCTTTGCTGCGAGCGGTGAAAGCGCTTGCGCCGCACGAGATTCGGGTCACACTGTTTGAGCAGCTTGCCCAAGTGCCGCCGTTTAACCCCGATCTCGTTATTGAATCGGTGCCGCTGTTGGCGGACTTGCGCGACCAGATTATCGCCGCTGATGGTGTGCTGATCGCTAGCCCCGAGTACGCGCATGGTGTGAGTGGGGTGATGAAAAATCTGCTCGACTGGCTGGTCAATACCCCCGCGCTGGTGAATAAACCCGTCGCCACGCTGAATGCATCGCCGCGCGCGCAGCATGCTTTTGATGCCTTAAAAGAAACGCTAACGATGATGTCGGCGCAATGGCTGGAATCGGCGTCGATTACCGTGCCGGTCATTGGCGCTACGACGACGACCGAGGCGATTTTGCGAGATCCGCAGCTATGCGCCAACTTGCGCGCGGTGCTGGCGGTGTTTACCGACATACAGTGTGAAGTGGCCATCTGA
- a CDS encoding LysR family transcriptional regulator: MHAKTQYHLGGQDLEFLLAVSRGGTLAAAAERLGVDASTVFRSIQRIEKGLGQRLFERSKAGYLPTELAQTLAQHAEQMEIALESARSAAQLQPEDVAGSVRITTTDSILHGLVAPELDALARLHPQLSFDLHTGNELANLTRRDADIAIRATRKPPQHLVGKHLGSISVALFAAPHSPWADLAAAIAQQAPWIAPDDALPDHPTVLWRKKHYPKITPRYRVNSILTVVELIERGMGVGMVPLFLAATRPNLRPLTGALVECATDLWLLTHPESRHLRRVATVFSHLAQHIQLR, translated from the coding sequence ATGCATGCAAAAACGCAATACCACCTTGGCGGTCAGGATCTGGAATTTTTGCTGGCGGTGAGCCGGGGCGGCACCTTGGCTGCGGCGGCCGAGCGGCTGGGTGTGGATGCCTCAACAGTTTTTCGCAGCATCCAGCGCATTGAAAAAGGGCTGGGGCAGCGATTATTCGAGCGCAGCAAAGCGGGCTATTTGCCCACCGAGCTGGCGCAAACTCTGGCCCAGCATGCCGAGCAAATGGAAATCGCGCTTGAATCAGCCCGCTCGGCGGCGCAACTGCAGCCCGAAGACGTGGCCGGCAGCGTGCGCATCACCACCACCGATTCGATTTTGCATGGGCTGGTGGCCCCCGAGCTGGATGCCCTCGCCCGCCTACACCCGCAGCTGAGTTTTGATCTGCATACCGGTAATGAGCTGGCCAACTTAACCCGACGCGATGCCGATATTGCGATTCGCGCCACGCGCAAACCGCCGCAACATCTGGTGGGCAAACATCTGGGCAGCATTAGCGTGGCGCTGTTTGCCGCACCGCACAGCCCGTGGGCCGATTTGGCCGCAGCTATCGCCCAGCAGGCACCGTGGATCGCGCCCGACGATGCCCTGCCCGATCATCCCACCGTGCTCTGGCGCAAAAAGCACTACCCGAAAATCACGCCGCGCTATCGGGTCAACAGCATTTTAACGGTAGTGGAATTGATTGAACGCGGCATGGGCGTGGGCATGGTGCCGCTGTTTCTGGCCGCCACGCGGCCCAATTTACGCCCACTTACTGGCGCGCTGGTCGAATGTGCCACCGATCTGTGGCTACTGACTCACCCCGAATCGCGCCACCTGCGCCGCGTGGCCACGGTTTTTAGCCATTTGGCGCAGCATATTCAATTGCGCTAA
- a CDS encoding BufA1 family periplasmic bufferin-type metallophore, with the protein MTPTHIILASAVAAALTLASQTTLAADPTKEKCFGVAKAGSNDCAANGHACAGMAKKDRDGKEWKLVAKGTCLNLQGSLTPQ; encoded by the coding sequence ATGACCCCAACGCACATTATTTTAGCCAGCGCGGTTGCCGCCGCGCTGACACTGGCCAGCCAAACCACGCTGGCAGCCGACCCAACGAAGGAAAAATGCTTTGGTGTTGCCAAAGCAGGGAGCAACGATTGCGCCGCCAACGGCCACGCCTGCGCCGGCATGGCCAAAAAAGACCGTGATGGCAAAGAATGGAAACTCGTCGCCAAAGGTACTTGCCTGAATTTGCAAGGCTCGCTCACGCCGCAGTAG
- a CDS encoding peroxiredoxin family protein, with protein sequence MQKIWLALVCSALLYGTAHSAPMLQGKDVVSGKAVNLAQVRGKDQTVLLVFFKAGCNTCVYNFKLIREFYKANKASHFGVIGVGLDSKAELFRSYAELVRATTPKNEQFPLLWRPDLAQQDSFGDMNNDSTVFVIGKSGEITLKREGVIKDADWDDIWTSLQNN encoded by the coding sequence ATGCAAAAAATCTGGCTGGCCTTGGTATGTAGCGCCCTGTTGTACGGAACTGCCCACTCAGCGCCCATGCTGCAGGGTAAAGACGTCGTTAGCGGCAAGGCCGTGAATCTGGCTCAGGTGCGCGGCAAAGATCAAACCGTATTGCTGGTGTTTTTTAAGGCTGGTTGCAATACCTGTGTGTACAACTTCAAACTGATCCGCGAATTTTATAAAGCGAACAAAGCCAGCCATTTTGGCGTGATCGGCGTTGGGCTGGACAGCAAGGCGGAACTCTTTCGCAGCTACGCCGAGCTAGTGCGAGCCACCACACCGAAAAACGAGCAATTCCCGCTACTGTGGCGGCCCGATCTGGCTCAGCAGGATAGCTTTGGCGACATGAACAACGATTCCACGGTCTTTGTTATCGGCAAAAGCGGCGAAATCACGCTTAAACGCGAAGGCGTGATCAAAGATGCGGACTGGGATGACATCTGGACGTCGTTGCAAAATAATTAG
- a CDS encoding DoxX family protein, with amino-acid sequence MLPILTRLSATKPLDALAPLADLLLRLYIGQVFFLSGLTKISDWSSTIALFTDEYHVPLLSPQLAALAGTVGELALPVLLVLGLFTRLSALGLFALNLLAVLSYYHVLKDIPAALQDHLEWGLMLLVLLAVPVQRWALDRLLFRQTHTE; translated from the coding sequence ATGTTGCCGATTCTTACCCGGCTTAGTGCCACCAAACCGCTCGATGCCCTTGCCCCACTCGCCGATTTGCTGCTGCGGCTGTACATCGGCCAAGTGTTTTTTCTGTCGGGCCTGACCAAAATCAGCGACTGGAGCAGCACCATCGCGCTATTTACCGACGAATACCACGTTCCGCTACTGTCGCCGCAGCTCGCCGCGCTGGCGGGCACGGTGGGCGAATTGGCGCTGCCGGTCTTGCTCGTTTTGGGGCTGTTCACCCGCCTTTCAGCCCTAGGCCTGTTCGCGCTGAATTTGCTCGCCGTGCTGTCCTACTACCACGTCCTGAAAGACATTCCCGCCGCGCTGCAAGATCACCTCGAATGGGGCTTGATGTTGCTGGTGCTGCTTGCTGTGCCGGTGCAACGCTGGGCGCTCGATCGCCTGCTGTTTCGCCAAACTCATACTGAATAA
- the grxC gene encoding glutaredoxin 3: MPTITMYSTRSCPFCVQAENLLARKGLAVNKILVDQNPDEFATMIARSARRSVPQIFIGEQHVGGFTDLLALDQSGQLPQWLAQG; the protein is encoded by the coding sequence ATGCCGACGATTACCATGTACAGCACGCGTAGCTGCCCATTTTGTGTGCAAGCCGAAAACCTGCTGGCACGCAAAGGGCTAGCGGTGAACAAGATTCTGGTCGATCAAAATCCGGATGAATTTGCCACGATGATCGCGCGTAGCGCGCGCCGCTCGGTACCGCAGATTTTTATTGGTGAGCAACATGTGGGCGGATTTACCGATCTGCTCGCGCTCGACCAATCTGGCCAGTTGCCACAATGGCTGGCGCAAGGCTAA
- a CDS encoding RBBP9/YdeN family alpha/beta hydrolase, with protein MNFLILPGIGDSDQSHWQTQWEQSSPNFSRVIQDDWTNPDCQQWMARLEEAILQSGPDTILVAHSLGCLLVSHWAASSSLPIKGALLVAPPDPMAEVFPVEARSFSDFPRRALNFKSMLIASANDPYAQIEFSKQCASDWDSQFICIGDAEHINGSSNLGEWVVGKAMLQQLLEQIKA; from the coding sequence ATGAATTTCCTCATTTTGCCGGGGATTGGCGATTCAGATCAAAGCCATTGGCAGACCCAATGGGAGCAATCGAGCCCAAATTTTAGCCGCGTCATCCAAGACGATTGGACTAATCCGGATTGCCAACAATGGATGGCGCGCTTAGAAGAAGCCATTCTGCAAAGCGGCCCCGATACGATATTAGTTGCGCATAGTTTGGGCTGTTTATTGGTATCGCACTGGGCCGCATCAAGCTCATTACCGATCAAGGGCGCGCTACTGGTTGCGCCACCTGATCCGATGGCTGAGGTTTTTCCCGTTGAGGCGCGGAGTTTTAGCGATTTTCCGAGAAGGGCGCTTAATTTCAAAAGCATGTTAATCGCCAGCGCAAATGATCCCTATGCACAGATTGAGTTTTCAAAGCAGTGCGCCAGCGATTGGGACAGTCAATTTATCTGTATTGGCGACGCAGAGCATATCAATGGCAGTAGCAATTTGGGCGAGTGGGTAGTAGGAAAAGCAATGCTGCAGCAATTGCTGGAACAAATTAAAGCCTAA
- a CDS encoding zinc-dependent alcohol dehydrogenase family protein produces MQGVQTQHSSHYQLQRNNNTFQLQQVPSQQPALAADQVLIRVGAMSLNYRDLLILRNAGQDTVDGQIPLSDAAGTVIAIGSKVQRWQVGDRVAPNFFPQWQDGKYQTQHYSHGALGGANLAGVLAEHIVASEDAIVAIPAHLSLQEAAALPCAAVTAWHALFERGQLQAGETVLIQGTGGVALFALQLAAAQGAKVIITSSSDEKLARAKALGAWETINYRAQPNWDEVALALTGGMGVDHILELGGPETYARSINALASGGHIHQIGVLTGFGPTPNLWPLQFKNAHINGILVGSVAHFNALNAFLSQHQIRPVIDQEFAYAQASEAFDYLASAQHFGKIVINVQA; encoded by the coding sequence ATGCAAGGCGTTCAAACCCAGCACAGCAGCCACTATCAGCTGCAGCGCAACAACAATACTTTTCAATTACAGCAGGTGCCCAGCCAACAACCAGCCTTAGCGGCTGATCAAGTGTTGATTCGGGTCGGCGCGATGAGCCTGAATTACCGCGATTTGCTGATTTTGCGTAATGCCGGTCAAGATACCGTCGATGGCCAGATTCCGCTCTCGGATGCGGCCGGCACGGTGATTGCAATCGGCAGCAAAGTGCAACGCTGGCAAGTCGGCGATCGGGTTGCGCCCAATTTTTTCCCGCAATGGCAGGATGGCAAATATCAGACCCAACATTATTCACACGGCGCGCTGGGCGGCGCGAATCTGGCTGGCGTACTTGCCGAGCATATCGTCGCCAGCGAAGACGCCATCGTGGCGATTCCAGCGCATTTGAGTTTGCAAGAAGCCGCGGCTTTGCCGTGCGCCGCGGTAACGGCTTGGCATGCGCTGTTTGAACGCGGCCAATTGCAAGCGGGTGAAACGGTATTGATTCAGGGCACTGGCGGTGTGGCGCTGTTTGCGCTGCAACTGGCCGCAGCGCAAGGCGCCAAGGTAATTATCACCTCATCATCCGATGAAAAACTAGCGCGCGCCAAAGCCTTGGGCGCTTGGGAAACCATCAACTACCGCGCGCAGCCGAATTGGGATGAAGTCGCGCTGGCCCTCACTGGCGGAATGGGGGTTGATCACATTTTGGAATTGGGCGGCCCGGAGACTTATGCGCGCTCGATCAACGCGCTAGCCTCAGGCGGACATATCCATCAAATCGGCGTGCTCACCGGCTTTGGCCCCACGCCCAATCTGTGGCCGCTACAATTTAAAAACGCCCATATCAACGGCATTTTGGTCGGCTCAGTCGCGCATTTTAATGCGCTCAATGCCTTCCTGAGCCAGCACCAAATCAGACCCGTGATCGATCAGGAATTTGCCTATGCGCAAGCCAGCGAGGCCTTCGACTACCTCGCAAGCGCACAGCACTTCGGCAAAATCGTGATCAACGTACAAGCTTAA
- a CDS encoding YHS domain-containing (seleno)protein: MTNFSLRRTVLASAILAAVTMIGVLPSTAMAYDEASTAAVNIDEQGVGLKGFDPVAYFTAKAPTLGNAAYSAQYDGVTYHFASKANLNKFNANPAHYAPQFGGFCAMGVALDKKLDGDPQVWKVVGGKLYLNVNKEVQKKWLEDVAGNLKKANMEWPSIKDKAPKEL, translated from the coding sequence ATGACTAATTTCTCTTTGCGCCGCACTGTTTTAGCTTCCGCCATCCTCGCCGCAGTAACCATGATTGGCGTTTTACCCAGCACTGCGATGGCGTATGACGAAGCATCGACTGCCGCAGTGAATATCGACGAACAAGGCGTTGGCCTGAAAGGTTTTGATCCGGTCGCCTACTTCACCGCCAAAGCGCCGACACTCGGTAACGCCGCCTACAGCGCGCAATACGATGGCGTGACTTACCACTTCGCATCGAAAGCCAATCTGAACAAATTCAATGCCAACCCAGCGCATTACGCGCCGCAGTTTGGTGGCTTCTGCGCGATGGGCGTGGCGCTGGATAAAAAGCTCGACGGTGATCCGCAAGTGTGGAAAGTCGTCGGCGGCAAGCTGTACCTGAATGTGAATAAAGAAGTGCAGAAAAAATGGCTGGAAGACGTCGCGGGTAATCTGAAAAAAGCCAATATGGAATGGCCAAGCATCAAAGATAAAGCGCCAAAAGAGCTGTAA
- a CDS encoding EAL domain-containing protein, producing the protein MYILIWNQAAMTNRARYIYRSLAYYIIFAMAWIFLSDDLLRTVVSHEALISLSTTKGIFFVFVSAVGFLLTLRAVPELDASSNKFNEDSIFTTKKSKRTLAYLFSILITLIAIYLYNEISSAFANKSLFILLMLPITLSALIGGVGPGLLSTLCAAVGSYFLIRSPQGASYPDAFEQLKWLLLIINGVVVSLISEALQRTSENLTKNKSLLKSIADSTSDAIFVKDIKGRYIFANEASADILNTPINKLIGLTDADLFDLQTAQLLSELDSVVATKASVQTHEEHITTKRGSEMIFGVTKGPIFDDFGKVCGIFGIARDISEQKRSEQELINRTAALNQAQQLAHIGSWEWNLTTGHHYWSDEIYRIYGRDLSLPPAIYPEVSQYFTHDSWIKLSATIEHALATVESYECEAQLSRASGELRWISARGEPVIASNGEIIAFHGTVQDITEQKQAQLLLEQREQQLERVITGSDQGYWDWNLLTNEFNVSSRFETMLGFMPGELDVRIERWSEIVHPDDLVVAQESINRHLSGQQTNHVAEIRCKTKQGNWLWVLTAGRVVSWHNDGTPWMMSGTHTDISTRKHHELALLESNVVFENSYEGIMVLGANRLIIKVNPAFSRITGYSSAEAIGQSPRLLSSGQHDALFYQEMWNSLNKQDFWRGEICNRHKNGEIYIESISISVVRDSRAEIQYYIGIFTDITQLKAHQAELDRVAHYDVLTGLPNRRLLSDRLKRSVNRTERSGKSCAICFLDLDGFKEINDRYGHAIGDQLLVGIANNLQAILRVDDTLARMGGDEFVLILSEIASATECSLILDRVLVAVNSIIQIAEIEVRTTASIGVCMYPEDHADPDTLLRHADQAMYLAKDAGGNRYQMFDPETERQSQIHRRALELIGLALARDEFVLHYQPKVDLLSGEVVGAEALIRWQHPELGLLFPGDFLSHVYGSKLEQALGEWVIHAALKQATQWAQCGLNVKLSINVSANHLLRSDFAANLLTALSSYPEVPRSSFELEVLETMAIGDMQQAIQTLQQCKEMGVRFSLDDFGTGYSSLTYLRKLPIDTLKIDQSFVRDMLTDPDDFGIVQGVIQLAKVFKLQVIAEGAETVEHIALLRQLGCHLVQGYGIAKPMPANMFPIWCNEWEKQRA; encoded by the coding sequence ATGTATATCCTCATCTGGAATCAAGCGGCTATGACCAATCGAGCAAGATATATTTATCGTTCTTTAGCGTATTACATTATTTTTGCTATGGCATGGATTTTTCTCTCGGATGACTTACTGCGTACCGTAGTTAGCCATGAGGCATTAATTTCTTTATCGACAACTAAAGGGATTTTTTTTGTATTTGTCTCCGCTGTTGGTTTTTTACTCACTTTGCGGGCAGTACCTGAGCTAGATGCGAGTAGCAATAAATTTAATGAAGATTCAATTTTTACCACAAAAAAATCCAAACGAACTTTAGCTTACCTATTCTCAATCCTAATTACCTTGATTGCTATTTACTTATACAACGAAATCTCTTCTGCTTTTGCCAATAAGTCACTATTCATTTTGCTAATGTTGCCAATTACTCTTAGTGCCTTAATTGGCGGGGTTGGACCTGGGCTACTATCTACACTCTGCGCGGCAGTTGGCTCATATTTCTTAATAAGATCACCTCAAGGCGCTTCTTACCCAGATGCATTTGAACAGTTAAAATGGCTTCTATTAATCATAAATGGTGTTGTTGTTAGTTTGATCAGTGAAGCGCTGCAGCGAACTTCTGAAAATTTAACTAAAAATAAGAGCTTGTTAAAATCGATAGCCGACAGTACATCCGATGCAATTTTTGTAAAAGATATAAAAGGACGGTACATTTTTGCTAATGAGGCAAGTGCTGATATTCTGAATACACCGATTAATAAACTAATTGGACTAACGGATGCAGATTTGTTTGATTTACAAACAGCTCAATTGCTGTCTGAATTAGATTCTGTGGTTGCTACAAAAGCGTCAGTTCAAACCCATGAAGAACATATAACTACTAAGCGTGGTAGCGAAATGATCTTTGGGGTGACCAAAGGCCCTATTTTTGATGATTTCGGTAAAGTCTGTGGCATCTTTGGGATTGCTCGAGATATAAGTGAGCAGAAACGTTCTGAGCAAGAGCTCATTAATAGAACAGCTGCACTTAATCAAGCACAGCAATTGGCCCATATCGGCAGCTGGGAGTGGAACTTAACTACAGGGCACCATTACTGGTCTGATGAAATTTACCGAATTTATGGCCGTGATCTTAGCTTACCACCCGCAATATACCCTGAAGTTAGTCAGTATTTTACTCATGATAGTTGGATCAAATTATCCGCCACCATAGAGCATGCATTGGCAACGGTTGAATCGTATGAGTGCGAAGCGCAGCTCTCGCGGGCTAGCGGTGAGCTCCGCTGGATATCGGCCCGGGGGGAGCCAGTGATTGCTTCCAATGGAGAAATCATCGCTTTTCACGGCACAGTTCAAGATATTACAGAGCAAAAACAGGCCCAACTATTACTCGAGCAACGTGAACAACAGTTAGAACGTGTGATCACGGGCTCAGATCAAGGGTATTGGGATTGGAACTTGTTAACCAACGAATTTAACGTCAGCTCTCGCTTTGAAACGATGCTCGGTTTTATGCCCGGAGAGCTTGATGTTCGAATCGAACGATGGTCTGAGATTGTTCATCCAGATGATCTAGTTGTGGCTCAAGAATCGATTAACCGCCATCTAAGTGGGCAGCAGACAAATCATGTCGCAGAAATTAGATGCAAAACCAAGCAAGGTAACTGGCTTTGGGTGCTTACAGCTGGTCGAGTAGTTTCATGGCATAACGATGGTACTCCTTGGATGATGTCAGGCACACACACTGATATTTCTACTCGTAAACATCATGAGCTGGCATTACTTGAGTCAAATGTCGTCTTTGAAAACAGTTATGAAGGCATCATGGTATTGGGGGCTAATCGACTAATCATCAAGGTCAACCCTGCATTTTCTAGGATAACTGGGTATAGCTCAGCAGAAGCCATTGGGCAATCTCCGCGATTATTGTCATCAGGTCAGCATGATGCATTGTTTTATCAAGAAATGTGGAACTCATTAAATAAGCAAGATTTCTGGCGTGGAGAAATCTGTAATCGGCATAAAAATGGCGAAATTTATATTGAATCTATCTCAATTTCAGTGGTGCGAGATTCACGTGCAGAGATTCAATACTATATAGGTATTTTTACCGATATTACGCAGCTTAAGGCACACCAAGCCGAGCTAGACCGGGTTGCCCATTATGACGTATTAACAGGACTACCAAATCGGCGACTTTTGTCAGATCGCCTGAAACGTTCCGTAAATCGTACGGAACGAAGTGGAAAATCCTGTGCAATTTGTTTTCTAGATCTTGATGGTTTTAAAGAAATAAACGATCGTTATGGACATGCAATTGGGGATCAGTTATTGGTTGGAATTGCCAATAATCTACAAGCAATTTTGCGTGTCGATGACACATTAGCACGAATGGGGGGCGATGAATTTGTATTGATTTTGTCTGAAATTGCTTCTGCAACAGAATGCAGTTTAATTCTTGATCGAGTACTAGTAGCCGTCAATAGCATTATACAAATTGCCGAAATAGAGGTCCGTACCACAGCTAGTATCGGTGTATGCATGTATCCTGAAGATCATGCCGATCCAGATACCCTATTGAGACATGCGGATCAGGCTATGTATCTGGCCAAAGATGCCGGTGGTAATCGCTATCAGATGTTTGATCCTGAGACGGAAAGACAATCACAAATTCATCGGAGGGCTCTCGAACTAATTGGTTTGGCACTGGCGCGTGATGAATTCGTGCTCCATTACCAACCGAAAGTAGATCTTTTAAGCGGTGAAGTCGTTGGTGCCGAAGCTTTAATTCGGTGGCAACACCCTGAACTGGGGTTGTTATTTCCCGGTGATTTTCTATCACATGTCTATGGCAGCAAGCTTGAGCAAGCCCTTGGTGAATGGGTTATTCATGCCGCGTTGAAGCAGGCCACTCAATGGGCTCAGTGTGGACTCAATGTAAAACTCAGTATCAATGTCAGTGCGAATCATCTGCTAAGAAGCGACTTTGCTGCGAACCTGCTAACCGCATTATCTAGTTACCCAGAAGTGCCTCGTTCAAGCTTTGAACTTGAAGTACTTGAAACGATGGCGATTGGGGATATGCAACAAGCGATTCAAACATTACAGCAATGCAAAGAGATGGGGGTGCGGTTCTCATTAGATGATTTTGGAACTGGTTATTCCTCTCTTACATATTTACGCAAATTGCCAATTGATACCTTAAAAATTGACCAAAGCTTTGTGCGGGACATGCTAACTGATCCAGATGATTTTGGAATTGTCCAAGGAGTTATTCAATTAGCTAAAGTCTTTAAACTTCAAGTAATTGCGGAAGGGGCAGAGACCGTGGAGCATATTGCCTTGCTGCGCCAATTAGGCTGTCATTTAGTGCAGGGATACGGGATTGCCAAGCCGATGCCTGCCAATATGTTCCCGATTTGGTGTAATGAATGGGAAAAACAGCGAGCTTAG
- a CDS encoding TfoX/Sxy family DNA transformation protein, which yields METLDQLKGLGPKSRDMLAQIGITTAAQLRAADAFDMYAQLQQVMPNISLNMLYALIGAQEDLPWQQIKQERKTEILLRLDDMDLAPRRK from the coding sequence TTGGAAACGCTTGATCAACTCAAAGGCCTAGGGCCCAAAAGCCGCGACATGCTGGCACAAATCGGCATCACCACCGCTGCACAACTGCGCGCAGCGGATGCGTTCGATATGTATGCGCAGCTGCAGCAAGTCATGCCGAATATCTCACTCAATATGCTGTACGCGCTGATTGGCGCGCAGGAAGATTTGCCGTGGCAGCAAATCAAACAAGAGCGCAAAACCGAAATCTTGCTGCGGCTTGATGATATGGATTTGGCACCAAGAAGAAAATAG
- a CDS encoding carboxymuconolactone decarboxylase family protein yields the protein MTRFHTHTIETAPEHSRALLSNAKANYGFVPNLFANMAESPALLEGYLTLTQIFNKTDLSETEKQIIMMTANRLNRCDYCMAAHTTIAKAAVPAEVITALRDNTPIANTKLEALRQFTIQVVENRGWPTQQEIAKFISAGYGQQTVLDVILGISLKILSNYTTSMTDTKLDDVFKADLWQAA from the coding sequence ATGACTCGCTTTCATACCCACACCATCGAAACAGCGCCAGAACACAGCCGCGCATTACTGAGCAACGCCAAAGCCAACTATGGTTTTGTGCCTAATTTATTCGCCAATATGGCCGAATCACCCGCCTTGCTGGAAGGCTATCTGACGCTCACGCAGATTTTTAATAAAACCGATCTGAGCGAAACCGAAAAGCAAATCATTATGATGACGGCCAATCGGCTCAATCGCTGCGACTACTGCATGGCCGCGCACACCACCATCGCTAAAGCCGCAGTACCTGCCGAGGTCATTACCGCGCTACGCGACAACACGCCAATTGCCAATACCAAGCTCGAAGCCTTGCGCCAATTTACCATCCAAGTTGTAGAAAACCGTGGCTGGCCTACGCAGCAAGAAATCGCCAAATTCATCAGCGCAGGTTATGGCCAGCAAACGGTGCTAGACGTCATTTTGGGGATTAGCTTAAAAATCCTCTCGAATTACACCACCAGCATGACCGATACCAAGCTAGACGACGTATTTAAAGCCGATCTCTGGCAGGCGGCCTAA
- a CDS encoding TetR/AcrR family transcriptional regulator yields the protein MTSSTYFVAINMEIKKTRGRPRAFDRTQALELALQLFWAKGYEGTSLNDLTSTLGINAPSLYAAFESKPALYRESIDLYLAQQYERIGALLAAAPSAREGLEAMLRGAAVQFTAPEHPPGCPIASGVLRCAEANAAIGELTAEHRRTTRAMMLVRLQQGQAAGELPAQLDTQALAGFYAGVIQGMSVQAIDGASTADLLKMVDLAMQAWPA from the coding sequence ATGACGTCGTCAACATATTTTGTAGCGATCAATATGGAAATAAAAAAAACGCGAGGGCGGCCACGGGCGTTTGATCGCACACAAGCGCTTGAATTAGCGCTGCAATTATTCTGGGCCAAAGGCTATGAAGGCACGTCGTTGAACGACTTGACCAGTACGCTCGGTATCAACGCGCCCAGCCTGTATGCAGCGTTTGAATCCAAACCAGCGCTGTATCGTGAGTCGATCGATCTGTATTTGGCTCAGCAATACGAGCGCATCGGCGCTTTGCTGGCCGCAGCCCCCAGCGCGCGGGAGGGGCTGGAGGCCATGTTGCGCGGCGCGGCGGTGCAATTTACCGCCCCCGAACACCCGCCCGGCTGCCCGATCGCCAGCGGCGTGCTGCGCTGCGCCGAGGCCAATGCAGCCATTGGCGAGCTGACCGCCGAACACCGTCGCACCACCCGCGCGATGATGCTGGTGCGCCTGCAGCAAGGGCAGGCTGCCGGCGAGTTACCCGCGCAGCTAGATACTCAGGCGCTGGCCGGGTTTTATGCTGGGGTGATTCAGGGCATGTCGGTGCAGGCTATTGATGGCGCCAGCACGGCTGATTTACTGAAGATGGTCGATCTGGCCATGCAGGCTTGGCCTGCGTAG